The following proteins are encoded in a genomic region of Protaetiibacter sp. SSC-01:
- a CDS encoding NAD-dependent epimerase/dehydratase family protein produces the protein MTSLLVLGATGIIGTHIVSAAVEAGVRVTAVSRGNRPARFPDGVRRVAVDGRDPTSMEGVLAGSQFDAVIDLLSFGPEHVSMTLNWVRRFSDRYVFISSATVSESAPPGAVIDENSPLVNSGWSYPLKKVAAEQLLGDVIADGDLDVVIVRPYIIYSEQRLAFGPWESDEVMARIRSGRPIALPQEVAVARTSVTHAADAARAVVALSLAPGASGATVQVASPETVTWREIFDIAADAVGAPVDLHTMPESQFIAALPHLSGKVGDRVKDRAFSTAGLEQVLPDFRFDIGVGEGYREIIDQATPRRHPLTRIDGVHDRLLSETGVRAPAPRGLQLREHARYAIGRSRALSELHATLRRAHLGNYN, from the coding sequence GTGACCTCGCTCCTCGTCCTCGGGGCGACCGGGATTATCGGCACGCACATCGTCAGCGCGGCGGTGGAAGCCGGTGTGCGGGTGACGGCCGTGAGTCGCGGGAACCGCCCCGCGAGGTTCCCGGATGGTGTCAGGCGAGTCGCGGTCGACGGCAGAGATCCGACATCCATGGAAGGGGTGCTGGCCGGAAGCCAGTTTGACGCCGTGATCGACCTCCTGTCGTTCGGCCCGGAGCACGTGAGCATGACCCTCAACTGGGTGAGGCGTTTTTCCGACCGCTACGTCTTCATCTCATCGGCGACCGTGTCGGAGTCGGCGCCGCCAGGAGCCGTGATCGACGAGAACTCGCCGCTTGTGAACTCCGGATGGTCATACCCGCTGAAGAAGGTTGCCGCCGAGCAGCTCCTGGGGGACGTGATCGCCGACGGCGACCTGGATGTCGTGATCGTTCGCCCCTACATCATCTACTCCGAGCAGCGACTTGCGTTCGGGCCCTGGGAATCAGACGAGGTCATGGCGCGCATCCGCTCCGGCCGTCCCATCGCGCTACCGCAGGAAGTCGCCGTAGCGAGGACTTCGGTGACGCACGCCGCCGATGCCGCGCGTGCGGTGGTCGCGCTGTCACTCGCCCCAGGAGCCTCTGGTGCCACGGTCCAAGTCGCGTCCCCCGAGACGGTGACCTGGCGTGAGATCTTCGATATCGCCGCTGACGCGGTCGGCGCACCTGTCGACCTCCACACCATGCCTGAGAGTCAGTTCATCGCCGCGCTACCTCACCTCAGCGGGAAGGTGGGCGACCGCGTCAAGGATCGTGCGTTCTCCACTGCAGGTCTGGAGCAAGTGCTGCCCGATTTCCGGTTCGACATCGGCGTTGGGGAGGGGTATCGGGAGATCATCGACCAGGCGACTCCGCGACGTCATCCCCTGACCCGCATCGACGGCGTGCATGATCGGTTGCTTTCGGAAACCGGTGTCAGAGCGCCCGCGCCGCGGGGACTTCAGCTTCGAGAGCACGCGCGTTACGCCATTGGACGGTCGCGAGCGCTCAGTGAACTGCACGCCACGCTGCGTCGCGCGCACTTGGGAAACTACAACTAG
- a CDS encoding glycosyltransferase family 2 protein — translation MTESPTVSVVVTFYNNVDYVERALRQLALLDEEPFEVLVTDDGSTDGTADLLRAGLDILPGARLIAVRQNSGIAAMRNLAVREARGDYVWFLDADDVWLPEAAGELRRLIGGGAADIAMVRAKRGTTVGDPRAKVLDSAAAGAYEGDDVVRLLLTGGVRGYLWNKAIRRTLLAAHPFPERRAQEDFAVISEILLAGARLVVSDRVLYWHIERPGSLTNTRISDFSDLEETCNRVLELVGADPRAATRFADELAFFRQWFYVSSVVNTSIRLGVADARTAGQVRQARRSITFHSVRATARVSRREGLIALLIKTLGPFYPPVYRAYVRRERSSSA, via the coding sequence ATGACCGAATCGCCAACCGTCAGCGTCGTCGTCACCTTCTACAACAACGTGGACTACGTCGAGCGTGCGCTGCGACAACTCGCTTTGCTCGACGAGGAGCCGTTCGAGGTGCTCGTGACCGACGATGGCTCGACCGACGGCACAGCTGACCTGCTCCGCGCCGGGCTCGACATCCTGCCGGGGGCGCGCTTGATCGCAGTCCGCCAGAACTCCGGGATCGCCGCGATGAGGAACCTCGCGGTGCGAGAGGCCCGCGGGGACTATGTGTGGTTCCTGGATGCCGATGATGTCTGGCTGCCCGAGGCCGCTGGTGAGCTGCGACGACTGATTGGGGGCGGTGCGGCAGACATCGCGATGGTCCGTGCCAAACGGGGCACCACCGTGGGCGATCCCCGGGCGAAGGTGCTCGACTCCGCGGCCGCCGGAGCCTACGAGGGCGACGACGTCGTCCGGCTGTTGCTGACAGGGGGAGTGCGCGGGTACCTCTGGAACAAGGCGATCCGGCGCACCCTTCTCGCGGCGCATCCGTTCCCGGAACGCCGCGCCCAGGAGGACTTCGCCGTCATCAGCGAGATCCTCCTCGCAGGCGCCCGATTGGTGGTCTCGGACCGCGTGCTCTACTGGCACATCGAGCGACCGGGGTCGCTGACGAATACACGGATCTCCGACTTCAGCGACCTTGAGGAGACGTGCAATCGAGTGTTGGAGTTGGTGGGCGCCGACCCCCGGGCAGCGACCCGCTTCGCGGATGAACTGGCGTTCTTCCGTCAATGGTTCTATGTCTCGAGCGTCGTCAATACGAGCATCCGACTCGGTGTCGCCGACGCTCGCACAGCGGGGCAGGTGCGTCAGGCGAGACGCTCGATCACCTTTCACTCCGTGCGGGCCACCGCGCGGGTCTCCCGACGTGAAGGGCTCATCGCGTTGCTGATCAAGACGCTCGGCCCGTTCTACCCGCCCGTCTATCGCGCGTACGTCCGGCGCGAGCGGAGCTCGTCGGCCTGA
- a CDS encoding polysaccharide biosynthesis tyrosine autokinase, which translates to MELRDYLRILRRNWPVILVMLVLGTAGGATFSLLQTPQYEATTKVFVSASSADTVSDLSAGNSYTQQIVRSYAEVVTTGLVLDPVISELGLDESPQELADRVSASVKLNTVIVDITVTGPDPELAAQIANAIADNLIDAVPELTPANAEGVVPVKVTVTQTAQVPAEPVSPRVLLNTALGALIGLALGVGVAVLRSVLDQRIRGQRDIELVTDRPILGAIAYDAKAKERPLIVHADPLSPRAESFRALRTNLQFVDMGSERRSFVVTSSIESEGKSTTTANLAIALRDSGLNVCVIEGDLRRPKLVEYLGLEGAVGLTDVLIGRAPLADALQRWGRNNMFVLPAGQIPPNPSELLGSAAMAKLLRDLEAEFHIVLVDAPPLLPVTDGAILAKQTSGAIVVAAAGRTQRTQLEGALKSLDNVDAKVHGLVLTMMPTKGPDAYGYGAYGYGYGDAQDPAKR; encoded by the coding sequence CTTCGTATCCGCATCGAGTGCCGACACGGTGTCCGACCTCAGCGCGGGCAACAGCTACACCCAACAAATCGTGCGCAGTTACGCCGAGGTAGTCACGACCGGCCTCGTGCTCGACCCGGTCATCTCGGAACTGGGACTCGACGAGTCGCCGCAGGAGCTCGCGGATCGGGTCAGCGCGTCGGTCAAGCTCAATACCGTCATCGTCGACATCACGGTGACGGGCCCCGACCCGGAGCTCGCTGCACAGATCGCTAACGCGATCGCGGACAACCTCATCGATGCGGTCCCCGAACTCACGCCGGCGAACGCAGAGGGCGTCGTGCCGGTCAAGGTAACGGTCACCCAAACCGCGCAGGTGCCCGCCGAGCCCGTGTCGCCCCGCGTGCTGCTCAACACCGCGCTCGGGGCGCTCATCGGCCTAGCGCTCGGGGTAGGAGTCGCTGTGCTGCGGAGCGTTCTCGACCAGCGCATTCGCGGCCAGCGCGACATCGAGCTTGTGACGGACCGCCCGATTCTCGGGGCCATCGCATACGACGCGAAGGCGAAGGAACGTCCTCTGATCGTCCACGCCGACCCCCTCAGCCCTCGCGCAGAGTCCTTCCGCGCGCTGCGGACCAACCTGCAGTTCGTCGACATGGGTTCAGAACGTCGCAGCTTTGTCGTCACCTCGTCGATCGAGAGTGAGGGAAAGAGCACCACGACGGCGAATCTGGCGATCGCTTTGCGCGACTCGGGGCTCAACGTCTGCGTCATCGAGGGGGATCTGCGTCGGCCCAAGCTCGTGGAGTACCTCGGCCTCGAGGGGGCGGTCGGGCTGACGGACGTGCTCATCGGCCGGGCCCCGCTCGCTGACGCGCTCCAGCGCTGGGGACGCAACAACATGTTCGTCCTTCCCGCCGGGCAGATTCCGCCGAATCCGAGCGAGTTGCTCGGTTCGGCCGCGATGGCGAAGCTGCTGCGCGATCTCGAAGCAGAGTTCCACATCGTGCTCGTCGACGCTCCGCCGCTGCTTCCCGTGACTGACGGTGCGATCCTTGCGAAGCAGACCTCGGGGGCGATCGTGGTCGCTGCGGCCGGACGTACCCAGCGGACCCAGCTCGAGGGGGCCCTCAAGTCGCTCGACAACGTCGATGCGAAGGTGCACGGTCTCGTGCTCACGATGATGCCTACAAAGGGCCCGGACGCGTACGGCTACGGTGCGTACGGCTACGGCTACGGGGACGCGCAGGATCCCGCAAAGCGCTGA
- a CDS encoding polysaccharide pyruvyl transferase family protein has protein sequence MIRTLPLDVGNYGGVLQAYALQQVLVELGADPVTDTSRVDAESSVKAFVRKAVVELPLLARFARPSWVDRVAHDRRAEAIGAFARERIATVRLFEMSGARRRDFLEGCELLLAGSDQVWRRQYADVLSYMFDFVETASMRRASYAASFGLDHVEDYDDGTLRDARRLLARFHAVSVRENSGVEICRDVLGVSAVRHLDPTLLLPRERYAALRSEVKGDAKRSLGVYVLDRRPDYGTAIAAAAGRLGADLVSIKGDDGSHWGVRERAPLTVEEWLAGIQDADYLVTDSFHGTVFAIIHHVPFISVVNSDRGAARFVDLLQPLGLADRMVSPDELREDELVTRMRGAIDWSAVDAALDQDRRASREYLASLLDPRATEVRS, from the coding sequence TTGATCCGAACCTTGCCGCTCGATGTAGGCAACTACGGCGGAGTCCTTCAGGCCTACGCCCTCCAGCAGGTGCTCGTAGAGTTGGGAGCCGATCCGGTGACCGACACCTCGCGAGTCGACGCGGAGTCGTCTGTCAAGGCGTTCGTTCGCAAGGCGGTGGTCGAACTCCCGCTCCTCGCGAGGTTTGCTCGGCCTTCGTGGGTCGACCGCGTGGCGCACGACCGTCGCGCGGAGGCGATCGGAGCTTTCGCCCGCGAGCGCATTGCGACAGTCCGGTTGTTCGAGATGTCGGGCGCACGCCGCCGCGACTTCCTCGAGGGATGCGAGCTTCTCCTCGCCGGCAGCGACCAGGTGTGGCGGCGGCAGTACGCTGACGTGCTCTCCTACATGTTCGACTTCGTTGAGACGGCCTCGATGAGGCGAGCCTCGTACGCCGCGTCCTTCGGCCTCGACCACGTGGAGGACTACGACGACGGGACGCTTCGAGATGCGCGTCGCCTCTTGGCCCGGTTCCACGCCGTATCCGTGCGCGAGAACTCCGGGGTCGAGATCTGCCGCGATGTCCTCGGGGTTTCAGCCGTCCGTCACCTAGATCCGACCCTGCTGCTGCCGCGCGAGCGGTATGCCGCGCTCCGGTCGGAGGTCAAGGGCGACGCGAAGCGGTCGTTGGGCGTGTACGTGCTGGACAGGCGTCCTGACTACGGCACCGCGATCGCAGCGGCCGCGGGCCGACTGGGTGCTGACCTCGTATCCATCAAGGGCGATGACGGCTCGCATTGGGGCGTGCGGGAACGCGCCCCGCTGACGGTCGAAGAATGGCTGGCGGGGATCCAGGACGCCGACTACCTCGTGACGGACTCCTTCCACGGCACGGTTTTCGCGATCATCCATCATGTCCCGTTCATCTCGGTGGTGAACTCCGATCGCGGTGCCGCTCGCTTCGTCGATCTGCTTCAACCCCTCGGCTTGGCGGATCGGATGGTCTCGCCCGACGAACTCCGGGAGGACGAGCTCGTGACCAGGATGCGTGGCGCAATCGACTGGTCGGCCGTAGACGCTGCTCTCGACCAGGATCGGCGAGCGAGTCGCGAGTACCTCGCCTCGTTGCTCGACCCGCGCGCGACGGAGGTCCGGTCGTGA
- a CDS encoding glycosyltransferase — MKPTSFVFVQPHLKFGGAESQTVAIVNGLVGRGHSCTVVLHSRQGELLTRLDPRVNVVSLGFESHVAVLLGAVRIRKVLERLPASVVVTRLWSSVMVVGLAASRVLKHDYYFYEDLDPRDHARFIRLGRLKQSIVRRIYRRSADQLVANTVHVSEAMRDAYGLAASPRVIECGVESASLRARAAESPKVRVPFRDGALRVVTVGSLIERKGLRELRASLDALDRLVDWVVVGEGPLQAWLAARDDDGGRVKTTVVDGTLNPFPYVSQADVMVHGALSESLGVVILESVALGTPVVANAANGPREISRSLPDAPIQLFDVNDPESLRRALNAIAASPGAPVDLGVYELDATLGKWEALGRAHD; from the coding sequence GTGAAGCCGACCAGCTTCGTGTTCGTGCAGCCGCACTTGAAGTTCGGCGGTGCCGAGAGCCAGACCGTCGCCATCGTGAACGGGTTGGTGGGTCGCGGACATTCCTGCACCGTCGTGTTGCACAGCAGGCAGGGAGAGCTACTCACGCGCCTCGACCCGCGCGTCAACGTCGTCAGTCTGGGATTCGAGTCGCACGTCGCCGTGCTGCTGGGTGCCGTCCGCATACGGAAAGTGCTTGAGAGACTTCCCGCGTCAGTCGTGGTGACCCGGCTCTGGTCGAGTGTGATGGTCGTAGGCCTTGCGGCCTCTCGCGTCCTCAAGCACGACTACTACTTCTATGAGGACCTCGACCCTCGCGACCACGCGCGATTCATCCGCCTCGGGCGCCTCAAGCAGTCCATCGTGCGGCGGATCTACCGGAGGAGCGCGGATCAGCTGGTCGCGAACACGGTGCACGTCTCGGAGGCAATGCGCGACGCGTATGGACTCGCCGCGTCTCCCCGCGTTATCGAGTGTGGGGTCGAGAGCGCGTCGCTGCGAGCTCGTGCGGCGGAATCGCCCAAGGTGCGTGTCCCCTTCCGTGATGGCGCGCTGCGGGTGGTGACCGTGGGCAGCCTCATCGAGCGCAAGGGTCTTCGGGAGTTGCGTGCGTCGCTCGATGCGCTCGACCGCCTCGTTGATTGGGTGGTCGTAGGCGAGGGACCGCTTCAAGCCTGGCTCGCTGCGCGAGACGACGACGGGGGACGCGTGAAGACGACTGTGGTCGACGGGACTCTGAACCCCTTTCCGTACGTCTCGCAAGCCGACGTCATGGTGCACGGCGCGCTGAGCGAGTCGCTCGGCGTCGTGATTCTCGAGAGCGTCGCCCTCGGAACCCCGGTCGTTGCCAACGCCGCGAACGGACCACGCGAGATCTCGCGCTCGCTTCCCGACGCACCGATTCAGCTGTTCGATGTGAATGATCCTGAGTCCCTTCGCCGCGCGCTGAACGCGATCGCGGCATCCCCGGGGGCTCCGGTGGATCTCGGCGTGTACGAGCTGGATGCGACGCTCGGCAAGTGGGAGGCGCTCGGTCGGGCCCATGACTGA
- a CDS encoding lipopolysaccharide biosynthesis protein, with translation MSDAMSRGARGASHMLLAQVARVGIQFLSVVVLARLLAPEAFGVVAMVTVFISFGEMLRDLGLTTIGLQRPDLTHQQASNLFWINSGLGLVTAIALAASGGLLAMMYQDARMLLLAPALAPVLLINGVTAQLRVQLARSRRFIPIAASDLASPAMNLAVAVALSLLGFDYWAIVMGALAGPLSAFVVIAASARWVPTRPRSDGSSRTLVKDGAAFGMAHFLTFVSQNLDTVIVGVRWDAGSVGIYSRAYQLLQVPVSSLVGPLSQVVVPTVNAAAAEGRPVDVVLQRIQFALGLAITSLFVVTGATADWLIPAMLGPDWVAVVPLFQIIAIGGVFWGFSNVNYWRTIIGNNGMQLAYYNLVSKGLGIALIVVGSFISIEAVASAVALSLFINWAGGLVWFWKAAHWPSAQYFREALRILVPGLVVYAVSWGLMQYVGGAERWWAAIAVGLFAGAALIGSILLQREGRERLRGALAIIRRMARRAQGPAT, from the coding sequence GTGAGCGACGCGATGAGCCGAGGGGCGCGTGGCGCCAGCCACATGTTGCTCGCGCAGGTCGCTCGCGTGGGTATCCAATTCCTGTCCGTCGTGGTGTTGGCGAGACTGCTCGCACCGGAGGCGTTCGGTGTCGTCGCGATGGTCACGGTCTTCATCTCCTTCGGTGAGATGTTGCGGGATCTCGGGCTGACGACGATCGGCTTGCAGCGTCCCGATCTGACGCATCAGCAGGCGTCGAACTTGTTCTGGATCAACTCCGGGCTCGGTCTCGTCACCGCGATCGCGCTGGCCGCCTCCGGGGGGCTCCTGGCGATGATGTATCAGGACGCTCGGATGCTCCTCCTCGCGCCGGCTCTGGCGCCCGTGCTGTTGATCAACGGCGTGACCGCTCAGCTCCGCGTTCAGCTCGCGCGTTCGCGCCGGTTCATCCCGATAGCTGCGTCCGATCTGGCGTCCCCTGCGATGAACCTCGCGGTGGCTGTGGCCCTCTCTCTCCTCGGCTTCGACTACTGGGCGATCGTTATGGGCGCTCTCGCCGGTCCGCTTTCCGCGTTCGTCGTGATCGCGGCGTCCGCACGATGGGTGCCGACGCGGCCGCGTAGCGACGGATCGTCGCGGACTCTGGTCAAGGACGGCGCCGCCTTCGGCATGGCGCACTTCCTGACGTTCGTCTCTCAGAACCTCGACACTGTGATCGTCGGCGTGCGTTGGGACGCGGGGAGCGTGGGGATCTACAGCCGTGCGTATCAGTTACTCCAAGTCCCCGTGAGCAGCCTCGTGGGTCCGCTGAGTCAAGTCGTCGTCCCGACCGTCAATGCGGCTGCAGCCGAGGGGCGCCCCGTCGATGTGGTCCTGCAGCGAATCCAGTTCGCCCTCGGATTGGCGATCACCAGCCTGTTCGTTGTCACCGGAGCGACCGCCGATTGGCTCATTCCCGCGATGCTCGGCCCGGATTGGGTCGCTGTGGTGCCCCTCTTCCAGATCATCGCGATCGGCGGGGTGTTCTGGGGCTTCTCGAACGTCAACTACTGGCGCACGATCATCGGCAACAACGGCATGCAGCTCGCCTACTACAACCTCGTCTCTAAGGGTCTCGGTATCGCCCTCATCGTCGTGGGCAGCTTTATCAGCATCGAGGCCGTCGCCTCTGCTGTCGCGCTGTCGCTGTTCATCAACTGGGCTGGCGGCCTCGTGTGGTTCTGGAAGGCTGCGCACTGGCCGTCGGCGCAGTACTTCCGCGAGGCGCTTCGAATCTTGGTCCCCGGACTCGTCGTCTACGCGGTGAGTTGGGGGCTCATGCAATATGTCGGGGGCGCAGAGCGCTGGTGGGCCGCGATCGCCGTCGGCCTGTTCGCCGGCGCTGCTCTCATCGGGTCGATACTGCTTCAGCGAGAAGGCCGGGAGCGCCTGCGGGGTGCCCTGGCGATCATCCGGCGAATGGCACGGCGTGCGCAGGGCCCCGCAACGTGA
- a CDS encoding WecB/TagA/CpsF family glycosyltransferase: MTADEVVEWVDDHRGGKHFVANHNLHSVHLHKTLASFRRAYDLADLVVVDGSPVLWLTRRRRPELGHEYRTGSTDWIARLGDSMSPGELCLVGASAESNRRAVERLTADLGPKGWRVRGIDGFRDNAETLDWLRGGVPTLVLVGMGMPRQEEFLLENWEKLPPAVYATVGGAIDYVAGTTNLAPRWMGRLGVEWLWRLAHEPRRLAARYLVEPLALAWLIVVRRR; the protein is encoded by the coding sequence ATGACTGCTGACGAGGTCGTCGAGTGGGTCGACGATCATCGCGGAGGCAAGCACTTCGTCGCCAACCACAATCTGCACAGCGTCCACCTCCACAAGACGCTCGCCTCGTTCCGTCGCGCCTACGACCTGGCTGATCTCGTGGTGGTGGACGGGTCACCGGTCCTCTGGCTGACGAGGCGGCGTCGTCCCGAATTGGGCCACGAGTATCGCACCGGATCGACTGACTGGATCGCGCGCCTGGGTGATTCGATGAGCCCGGGCGAGCTGTGCCTGGTGGGCGCGTCGGCGGAGTCCAACCGCCGCGCAGTGGAACGGCTCACCGCGGACCTCGGACCGAAGGGTTGGAGAGTGCGCGGTATCGACGGCTTCCGCGACAACGCCGAGACGCTCGATTGGCTGAGAGGCGGCGTGCCGACACTCGTTCTCGTCGGTATGGGGATGCCGAGGCAAGAGGAGTTCCTGCTCGAGAACTGGGAGAAGCTCCCTCCCGCTGTTTACGCGACGGTCGGTGGAGCGATCGACTATGTCGCGGGCACGACCAACCTCGCGCCACGCTGGATGGGGCGGCTTGGCGTCGAGTGGCTGTGGCGCCTTGCGCACGAGCCGCGGCGCCTCGCGGCCCGTTACCTCGTCGAACCGCTGGCCCTCGCATGGCTCATCGTGGTGAGGCGGCGATGA
- a CDS encoding low molecular weight phosphatase family protein has product MTVAESPFRVLFVCTGNICRSPQAERLLVAELARRGLGDATEVSSAGVAALVGNPMDPQAAAHTIGHGGNPGDHSARQVDASMIDAADLVLTMERTHRAAVVRMVPRASRYAFTLPEFVRLAVDLRDSGEAGQVGKSFGVPERMRWLVPEVAAQRGVSLPTAPEHDEVEDPYRRSEETYRRSAARVAAAVSALVEVIVDLGEIYR; this is encoded by the coding sequence GTGACCGTCGCCGAATCCCCGTTCCGGGTGCTCTTCGTCTGCACGGGGAACATCTGCCGATCGCCTCAGGCTGAGCGCCTGTTGGTCGCCGAGCTTGCTCGCCGCGGTCTCGGCGACGCGACCGAGGTCTCGAGCGCCGGTGTCGCTGCACTCGTCGGGAATCCGATGGACCCGCAAGCCGCCGCTCACACGATTGGCCACGGGGGGAACCCGGGTGACCACTCGGCTCGACAGGTCGATGCGTCGATGATCGACGCAGCCGACCTGGTGCTCACCATGGAGCGGACTCATCGCGCGGCGGTGGTTCGCATGGTGCCCCGCGCGAGCCGGTATGCGTTCACGCTGCCCGAGTTCGTACGGCTCGCTGTCGACCTTCGGGATTCGGGTGAGGCGGGCCAGGTAGGTAAGTCGTTCGGGGTGCCCGAACGCATGCGGTGGCTCGTGCCGGAGGTCGCCGCACAGCGGGGGGTGTCTCTGCCCACAGCCCCGGAACATGACGAGGTCGAGGACCCGTACCGCAGGTCGGAAGAGACGTATAGGCGCTCGGCGGCGCGGGTGGCCGCCGCCGTCTCCGCGCTTGTCGAGGTCATCGTCGACCTCGGAGAGATCTATCGCTAG
- the menD gene encoding 2-succinyl-5-enolpyruvyl-6-hydroxy-3-cyclohexene-1-carboxylate synthase: MYASQKNVQILVALLKEHGVRHAVISPGSRNMALVRSLENDPFFTCYSVVDERSAAYFAIGVSLANDEAPVLLSCTSAQATRNYLPGLTEAYYRGTPIVAITADYRESHIGQGLMQTVDQMSMPKDTHKASVRLPVVSDEDDAWYCERLVNEALLELHHHGTGPVHIDLPIDEHWEGYVESLPSVKRIDRYTMQTPDLPPLGASKILVVVGEHAPFSAQQAQALEAFVEATGAVVYTTHLSNYHGAGSVNGSLVVLNLKGKGADAYTPELLITVGGQHGDYDIASVLNAMKPRHWRVSLDGRIQDTYGSLEAVFEMSEADFFSAYASRQVAEPSREFQATWEKANAERAIPDGLPLSHAFVAGVLAPQIPHGSSIHFAILSAYRNWSFFHLHPSIAGYSNVAAYGIDGCVSTFIGHSVATEELTFLVVGDLSFFYDMNSIGIRHVKNNARIILVNNNGGGEFRLYSHAADRYFGEDADTHIAAAGHHGMAQAWAESMGWLYRAVRTKQDLVDVADAFVSPSDKPFIIEVFTTMHDDSEGVRIIREANTHESLARRLAKRLPPSVADAVPPRVKELAKRVIKR, from the coding sequence ATGTATGCGTCCCAGAAGAACGTTCAGATCCTCGTCGCGCTGCTCAAGGAGCACGGCGTTCGGCATGCGGTGATCTCGCCGGGATCGCGGAACATGGCGTTGGTGCGGAGCCTCGAGAATGATCCGTTCTTCACCTGCTATTCCGTCGTCGACGAACGGAGCGCTGCGTACTTCGCGATCGGCGTCTCCCTCGCCAATGACGAAGCGCCGGTCCTGCTCAGCTGCACCAGCGCGCAGGCCACGCGAAACTACCTCCCCGGGCTCACCGAGGCCTACTACCGGGGGACGCCGATCGTCGCGATCACCGCCGACTACCGGGAGAGCCATATCGGGCAGGGCCTGATGCAAACCGTCGACCAGATGTCGATGCCGAAGGACACCCACAAGGCGTCGGTGCGCCTGCCGGTGGTCTCCGACGAGGACGATGCTTGGTACTGCGAGCGACTCGTCAACGAAGCACTTCTCGAGCTGCACCACCACGGGACAGGACCGGTCCACATCGATCTGCCGATCGACGAGCATTGGGAGGGCTACGTCGAGTCGCTTCCGTCTGTGAAGCGCATCGATCGCTACACGATGCAGACGCCCGATCTTCCGCCGCTCGGAGCCAGCAAGATCCTCGTCGTCGTCGGCGAGCATGCTCCTTTCTCTGCCCAGCAGGCGCAGGCGTTGGAAGCGTTCGTCGAGGCGACCGGCGCCGTCGTGTACACGACCCACCTGTCCAATTACCACGGCGCGGGCTCGGTCAACGGAAGTCTCGTGGTGCTCAATCTGAAGGGGAAGGGTGCAGACGCCTACACCCCCGAACTACTCATCACGGTGGGCGGTCAGCACGGCGACTACGACATCGCGAGCGTGCTCAATGCGATGAAGCCGCGGCACTGGCGCGTGAGCCTGGACGGACGGATCCAGGACACGTACGGTTCGCTGGAAGCGGTCTTCGAGATGTCGGAGGCCGACTTCTTCAGCGCCTACGCGTCGAGGCAGGTGGCGGAGCCCAGTCGCGAGTTCCAGGCGACCTGGGAGAAGGCGAACGCCGAGCGCGCCATCCCGGATGGCCTGCCGCTTTCGCACGCCTTCGTGGCCGGTGTCCTGGCGCCTCAGATCCCGCACGGATCCAGCATCCATTTCGCGATACTCAGCGCGTACCGCAACTGGAGCTTCTTCCATCTCCACCCCTCCATCGCCGGCTATTCGAACGTCGCCGCGTATGGAATCGACGGATGCGTATCGACGTTCATCGGGCATTCCGTCGCGACCGAGGAGCTCACATTCCTCGTGGTGGGTGATCTCAGCTTCTTCTATGACATGAACTCGATCGGTATCCGTCATGTCAAGAACAACGCCCGCATCATCCTCGTGAACAACAACGGGGGCGGTGAGTTCCGTCTGTACAGCCATGCAGCTGACCGGTATTTCGGGGAGGACGCCGATACGCACATCGCCGCAGCCGGCCACCACGGGATGGCTCAGGCGTGGGCGGAGTCCATGGGTTGGCTCTATCGTGCGGTTCGAACAAAGCAGGACCTGGTAGATGTCGCGGATGCGTTCGTGTCCCCGAGCGACAAGCCGTTCATCATCGAGGTGTTCACCACCATGCACGACGACTCGGAGGGCGTGCGGATCATCCGCGAGGCCAACACGCACGAGAGTCTCGCCCGGCGACTCGCTAAGCGTCTGCCTCCGTCCGTAGCGGATGCGGTTCCGCCGCGAGTCAAGGAGCTCGCAAAGCGGGTCATCAAGAGGTGA